One region of Streptomyces rishiriensis genomic DNA includes:
- a CDS encoding PRC-barrel domain-containing protein — protein sequence MQTDIDPRNLIGRKAFDRNGTKIGTVDEVYLDDATGVPEWAAIRTGLFSRDAFVPLEPSRLVEGTLHIPFDRGLIKDAPDFGVGRHLSPEQELQLYHHYGLDVGAPPPLPDHDFGRLAGTEDG from the coding sequence GTGCAGACCGACATCGATCCGCGCAACCTGATAGGCCGCAAGGCGTTCGACCGCAACGGCACCAAGATCGGGACCGTCGACGAGGTCTACCTCGACGACGCCACCGGAGTGCCGGAGTGGGCGGCCATACGCACCGGTCTGTTCTCCCGCGACGCGTTCGTCCCCCTGGAGCCCAGCCGGCTGGTCGAGGGCACCCTGCACATTCCCTTCGACCGGGGCCTGATCAAGGACGCTCCCGACTTCGGTGTGGGCCGCCACCTCTCCCCGGAGCAGGAACTCCAGCTCTACCACCACTACGGCCTCGACGTGGGCGCTCCTCCCCCGCTCCCCGACCACGACTTCGGCCGACTGGCCGGCACGGAGGACGGCTGA
- a CDS encoding nucleotidyltransferase domain-containing protein codes for MKLHGGRFADPAGVSPEHEAEMRRVVDRMTRWAGNRSDVVGLLLVGSCARGTAGPDSDVDLVVLSTAPARYAEDDGWAREPALGEVIRVRDRGTVTEWRYATASGLEVEVNVGPARWARTDPVDAGTRRVVTDGARPLYDPAGILGALIQACG; via the coding sequence ATGAAGCTGCACGGAGGCCGGTTCGCGGACCCGGCCGGGGTGTCGCCGGAGCATGAGGCCGAGATGCGCCGGGTGGTGGACAGGATGACCCGGTGGGCCGGGAACCGGAGCGATGTGGTGGGGCTGCTGCTCGTCGGGTCCTGTGCACGTGGGACAGCGGGTCCCGACTCGGATGTCGACCTTGTGGTGTTGTCGACGGCGCCAGCCCGGTACGCCGAGGACGACGGGTGGGCTCGGGAGCCGGCTCTGGGAGAGGTGATCCGGGTCCGGGATCGGGGGACCGTCACCGAATGGCGGTATGCGACCGCCTCCGGTCTGGAGGTCGAGGTGAACGTCGGGCCTGCCCGCTGGGCACGGACCGACCCGGTCGACGCCGGTACCCGAAGAGTCGTCACGGACGGCGCCCGGCCGCTGTACGACCCCGCCGGGATTCTCGGGGCGCTGATACAGGCCTGCGGCTGA
- a CDS encoding DNA polymerase IV codes for MRNAPTILHLDMDAFFAQAEQASKPSLRGKAVVVGGLGPRGVVATASYEARVFGVHSAMPMAQARRRAPNAAYLVPRFAFYRSISEQVMGLLRALSPLVEPLSLDEAFVDLDAGGAAWDSESARLAGIRLRADIQAVTGLTGSVGLASCKMLAKIASEQAKPDGLVLIAPGTERALLGPLPVRTLPGVGPATGDHLRRAGILTIDEIAEAGEDELVRLLGKAHGHALYAMALARDDRPVVAEREAKSVSVEDTYDVDIHDRIRVELEVQRLADRCVRRLREAGLSGRTIVLKVRRYDFSTLTRSETLRGPTDDPAVVREAAARLLESVDTTGGVRLLGVGVSGLADFTQEDLFAQAAEERVVGPEEEVAAEPVGEVPVPVERQWRPGHDVRHAELGHGWVQGSGLGRVTVRFETPESEPGRVRTFRTDDPALEPADPLPLVRRRPDDDGGAAAGAPHPEVKSSERQPSEVQPSEEAQPSEAESGNSA; via the coding sequence GTGAGAAACGCGCCCACGATCCTGCATCTCGACATGGATGCCTTCTTCGCGCAGGCGGAGCAGGCCTCCAAGCCGAGCCTGCGCGGGAAAGCCGTGGTCGTGGGCGGTCTGGGGCCCCGCGGCGTGGTCGCGACCGCCTCCTACGAGGCGCGGGTCTTCGGAGTGCACTCGGCGATGCCCATGGCCCAGGCGCGCCGAAGGGCTCCGAACGCCGCTTATCTGGTGCCGCGCTTCGCGTTCTACCGGTCGATCAGCGAGCAGGTCATGGGCTTGCTGCGGGCGCTGTCGCCGCTGGTGGAGCCGCTGAGCCTGGACGAGGCCTTCGTGGACCTGGATGCCGGGGGAGCGGCCTGGGACAGCGAGTCGGCGCGGCTGGCGGGGATCAGGCTGCGCGCGGACATACAGGCCGTCACCGGGCTCACGGGTTCGGTGGGCCTCGCCTCCTGCAAGATGCTGGCGAAGATCGCCTCCGAGCAGGCGAAGCCGGACGGCCTGGTGCTCATCGCGCCGGGGACGGAGCGGGCCCTGCTCGGCCCGCTGCCGGTGCGGACCCTGCCGGGGGTCGGTCCGGCGACGGGGGACCATCTGCGCCGGGCCGGGATCCTCACGATCGACGAGATCGCCGAAGCCGGTGAGGACGAGTTGGTGCGGCTGCTGGGAAAGGCGCACGGGCACGCGCTGTACGCCATGGCGCTGGCCCGCGACGACCGGCCCGTGGTGGCGGAGCGGGAGGCCAAGTCGGTCTCCGTCGAGGACACCTATGACGTGGACATCCACGACCGGATCCGGGTGGAGCTGGAGGTGCAGCGGCTCGCGGACCGATGTGTGCGCAGGCTGCGGGAGGCCGGTCTGTCGGGGCGGACCATCGTGCTGAAGGTGCGGCGGTACGACTTCTCCACGCTCACCCGGTCCGAGACCCTGCGCGGGCCCACCGACGATCCTGCGGTGGTCCGGGAGGCGGCGGCCCGGCTGCTGGAGTCGGTGGACACCACGGGCGGGGTGCGGCTGCTCGGGGTGGGCGTGAGCGGGCTGGCGGACTTCACGCAGGAGGATCTGTTCGCGCAGGCGGCCGAGGAGCGGGTGGTCGGGCCCGAGGAGGAAGTCGCTGCCGAGCCCGTCGGCGAGGTGCCGGTGCCGGTCGAGCGCCAGTGGCGCCCGGGGCACGACGTGCGGCATGCCGAGCTCGGGCACGGATGGGTGCAGGGCAGTGGGCTGGGCCGGGTCACCGTGCGGTTCGAGACGCCCGAGTCGGAGCCGGGACGGGTGCGCACCTTCAGGACCGACGATCCGGCGCTGGAGCCGGCGGATCCGTTGCCTCTGGTGCGACGAAGACCGGATGACGACGGCGGGGCGGCGGCGGGAGCACCGCATCCTGAAGTGAAGTCCTCGGAAAGGCAACCGTCCGAGGTGCAGCCCTCGGAAGAGGCGCAGCCGTCGGAGGCGGAGTCCGGGAACTCTGCGTGA
- a CDS encoding transposase, which produces MTRALTDALLDCLRVVLSGRRDLFGQVLVTAPEAIRSKYGQLKGTDRTEALARLRPAGDALHTAVLTALKSLARRVKELTAEHETLTRALDAEVTTHNPGLRATYGVGPDTAAQLLITAGGNPERMRTEASFAALCGAAPVPASSGRTNRHRLSRGGDRTANSALYRIALVRMSGDVRTRAYVTRQVAAGRTKKEIIRMLKRAIAREMFRCLTTTLNIPGIADLRPLRQAKNITLTTVAQHFGVWPTTISRLERGLSRDDDLAHAYRDWLRAA; this is translated from the coding sequence GTGACCCGGGCACTGACTGACGCCCTGCTGGACTGTCTTCGCGTTGTTCTGTCCGGCCGCCGGGATCTGTTCGGCCAGGTCCTCGTCACCGCTCCGGAGGCGATCCGCTCGAAGTACGGGCAGCTCAAGGGCACCGACCGCACCGAGGCCCTGGCTCGGCTGCGACCGGCCGGCGACGCCCTGCACACCGCTGTCCTGACCGCGCTGAAAAGCCTCGCCCGCCGCGTCAAGGAACTCACTGCCGAGCACGAGACGCTGACGCGGGCCCTGGATGCCGAAGTCACCACACACAACCCCGGCCTGCGGGCGACCTACGGTGTCGGCCCCGACACCGCCGCGCAGCTGCTGATCACCGCGGGCGGCAATCCCGAACGGATGCGAACCGAGGCGTCCTTCGCGGCTCTGTGCGGAGCCGCCCCGGTCCCCGCATCCAGCGGCCGAACCAACCGCCACCGCCTCTCCAGGGGCGGGGACCGGACCGCCAACTCCGCGCTCTACCGCATCGCCCTGGTCCGTATGTCCGGCGACGTCCGAACTCGCGCCTACGTCACACGGCAAGTCGCCGCCGGACGGACGAAGAAAGAGATTATCCGGATGTTGAAGCGGGCCATCGCCCGGGAGATGTTCCGCTGTCTCACCACCACGCTCAACATTCCAGGCATAGCCGACCTACGGCCTCTGCGGCAGGCCAAGAACATCACCCTCACCACCGTCGCCCAGCACTTCGGCGTCTGGCCCACCACCATCTCCAGACTCGAAAGGGGACTCAGCAGGGACGACGACCTCGCTCACGCCTACCGCGACTGGCTCCGAGCCGCTTGA